The proteins below come from a single Hemitrygon akajei chromosome 2, sHemAka1.3, whole genome shotgun sequence genomic window:
- the LOC140716841 gene encoding uncharacterized protein — protein MCEVMELATLGRPFQLGMLYDCRSDTLIPGITLWDSQTLQNNLSSRDQPSTEFHIITLDSMEKKAAALNVSESLKASLLIGAVEVKGSAKYLTDTKGSEQQARVTLQYKTTTRFEKLTMSHLRKLNISDPSVFDEGLATHVVTAVLYGAQAFFVFDQMVSPAEKLQDVQRNMEAMITRLPEFAVQGENSLKMTEEQKSNAEKFSCTFYGDFSLKNNPTTFQDAISTYTTLPSLLGSGGENSVPVRVTLYPLSKLNSKAAQVVREISVGLISHCQRVLEQLSEAVMRCNDMLKDRVSIQFPEIGDGTKQFREMCLEYKRVFQGTLARVLPSIRRSKEKEGLLVDVLKNRELSPFSQQTLATWLDDKEQELKAVGHYLRMFEDIPLVKSKRELDDELMDPTIDYVVCFTFTSLHQDELYLSEAKNYLQSLSAQKMQSPTPSTGDCATRHSKQWFCDQSVTHKMEQNSQLFLDFATANKAGGKIKFLVASVKDDSQTGASIYLYRGWSLENPCFEPPSQPKRPIVRQTSHDSVTLQLHPPRYGAGEIVGYKVEYQGPQQEGWTSVVTPDKPQCFTISGLQPHKEYRFQYRAVSKVGVSKASDSCRYITRPTSPPGQLAFQYCSPIATLTWDIPKQIGDGVKIVQYKIEYKEETAVGSKKECGLWKEVKTNDTQCHYQLKGLKPKKKYRVRVSADCGEAGCSAAGDEVLIETVNAPNRIAQRLLRGSPLISKGNPSIYKFNLKEKVFDHTKHLVKCSFGKPNTKHRMKTIMVLGATGSGKTTLINGMINYILGVKWEDDFRYKLIHEETGKSQAESQTSSITAYVLHHQVGFKIDYSLTIIDTPGFGDTRGISGDQLITEHIREFFTSPQGVDRIDAVCFVVQASLARLTHTQKYIFDSILSVFGKDIEENIQILVTFADGQAPPVLEALKVAEVPCPKDKNGAPVHFKFNNSVVFAQCPASGKAAGKDTSDDSEEEHDDNFDAMFWKMGENSMKKFFRALSKMEAKSLSLTKEVLREREQLETTVEGLQVQIRVGLTKQEELRKTQQVLNQHQTELEANKDFEYEIEITVPVQEDISRTGNYITNCQKCHFTCHYPCGIPNDDRKSGCTAMDRNGNCRVCPQKCVWSVHFNQKYKFDYVTQTEKRTYDELKNKYEAAYGETMTQQKIMERLEQEFDDVQETVLVFIDQLSQSIRRLEEIALRPNPLSTPAYIELLIQSEKEEAKPGFLDRIQALSEVKERAELIEKVTNVNMSSDEQKQNPTELETGLVKKIKKGMVYIFNFLTANK, from the exons ATGTGTGAAGTCATGGAACTGGCTACTCTGGGCCGTCCTTTCCAGCTAGGAATGCTGTACGACTGCCGGTCGGACACTCTGATCCCAG GCATCACCTTGTGGGATTCACAGACACTCCAGAACAACCTCAGTAGTCGGGATCAGCCCAGCACTGAGTTTCACATCATCACGTTGGACTCCATGGAGAAGAAAGCTGCCGCACTCAATGTGTCGGAATCACTGAAAGCAAGTCTGCTGATTGGTGCAGTGGAGGTGAAGGGATCAGCAAAATATCTCACTGACACAAAGGGATCAGAACAACAGGCACGAGTTACCCTTCAGTACAAAACAACGACCAGATTTGAAAAACTGACAATGAGCCACTTGAGAAAGCTGAACATCAGCGACCCGAGTGTGTTTGACGAGGGGTTGGCAACCCATGTGGTTACAGCAGTTCTGTATGGGGCCCAGGCTTTCTTTGTGTTTGATCAGATGGTCTCTCCAGCAGAGAAACTGCAGGATGTCCAGCGCAATATGGAAGCAATGATTACACGTCTCCCTGAGTTTGCAGTTCAGGGGGAAAACTCACTGAAAATGACGGAAGAACAGAAGTCTAATGCTGAGAAATTTAGCTGCACCTTTTATGGGGATTTCTCACTGAAGAACAATCCCACCACATTCCAAGATGCCATCAGTACCTATACAACCCTCCCAAGCTTACTGGGATCAGGTGGGGAGAACTCAGTGCCTGTGAGAGTCACACTTTATCCTCTCAGTAAACTAAACTCAAAAGCTGCTCAGGTGGTGAGGGAGATAAGTGTGGGTTTGATCAGTCACTGCCAGCGTGTCCTGGAACAGCTCAGTGAGGCAGTGATGAGATGCAATGATATGCTGAAAGACAGAGTCTCCATTCAGTTTCCCGAGATTGGAGATGGGACAAAACAATTCCGAGAGATGTGCTTGGAATACAAACGGGTTTTCCAGGGGACTTTAGCAAGAGTTTTGCCATCTATCCGGAGAAGTAAAGAAAAGGAGGGTTTACTGGTGGATGTACTGAAGAACAGGGAACTGTCACCATTCAGTCAGCAGACACTGGCCACATGGTTGGATGACAAGGAACAGGAGTTGAAGGCGGTGGGACATTACCTCAGGATGTTTGAAGATATACCTTTGGTGAAATCAAAGAGAGAGTTGGATGATGAACTGATGGATCCAACAATAGACTATGTGGTCTGCTTCACATTTACATCACTGCACCAGGATGAGCTCTATCTGTCAGAGGCAAAGAACTACCTCCAATCTCTCTCAGCTCAGAAAATGCAGTCACCAACTCCTTCTACTGGAGACTGTGCGACTCGGCATAGCAAGCAGTGGTTTTGCGATCAGTCTGTTACCCACAAAATGGAGCAAAATTCTCAATTATTCCTGGACTTTGCCACAGCCAACAAAGCAGGCGGGAAAATAAAATTTCTTGTTGCGTCTGTGAAGGATGACAGCCAAACAGGAGCATCTATTTACCTGTATCGGGGATGGTCTCTGGAGAACCCATGCTTTGAACCCCCATCTCAGCCAAAGAGACCAATAGTTCGTCAAACATCACATGACAGTGTGACTCTGCAGTTACATCCACCCAGATATGGTGCCGGTGAGATTGTGGGTTACAAGGTAGAGTACCAAGGCCCCCAGCAGGAGGGATGGACATCTGTAGTTACACCTGATAAACCCCAGTGCTTCACAATATCTGGGTTGCAGCCACACAAGGAGTATCGTTTCCAATACAGAGCTGTGTCTAAGGTAGGTGTCAGCAAGGCTAGTGACAGCTGTCGGTACATCACTCGTCCTACAAGTCCACCTGGTCAACTGGCCTTCCAATATTGTTCACCAATTGCCACTCTGACTTGGGACATTCCAAAACAGATTGGAGATGGTGTTAAAATAGTTCAGTACAAAATTGAATACAAAGAAGAGACAGCAGTTGGGTCCAAAAAGGAGTGTGGATTATGGAAGGAAGTGAAGACAAATGATACACAATGTCACTATCAGCTAAAGGGATTGAAACCAAAGAAAAAATACAGAGTCCGAGTGTCTGCTGATTGTGGGGAAGCAGGTTGCAGTGCAGCAGGTGATGAGGTTTTAATAGAAACAGTAAATGCACCAAACAGAATAGCCCAGAGACTTTTGAGAGGATCTCCATTGATATCCAAAGGAAACCCTTCCATTTACAAGTTCAACCTAAAGGAGAAGGTATTTGATCATACGAAACATCTTGTGAAATGCTCCTTTGGAAAGCCCAATACAAAACACAGAATGAAGACAATTATGGTTCTGGGAGCAACAGGGTCAGGAAAGACAACCCTCATCAATGGGATGATCAACTACATCTTGGGCGTCAAATGGGAAGACGACTTCAGATACAAGTTAATACATGAAGAGACAGGAAAATCCCAGGCTGAAAGTCAGACATCCTCGATCACTGCCTATGTACTCCACCATCAAGTAGGATTTAAAATTGATTACTCTCTGACTATCATTGATACGCCAGGATTTGGAGACACCAGGGGAATAAGCGGAGATCAATTAATCACCGAACACATCCGAGAGTTTTTCACTTCCCCACAGGGTGTTGATCGAATTGATGCTGTGTGTTTTGTTGTTCAAGCCTCTTTGGCTCGCCTGACTCACACACAGAAATATATTTTTGATTCAATTCTTTCTGTTTTTGGCAAAGATATTGAAGAGAACATTCAGATACTGGTGACATTTGCAGATGGACAGGCTCCCCCTGTTCTGGAGGCTTTGAAGGTAGCTGAGGTACCATGTCCCAAAGATAAAAATGGTGCGCCAGTTCACTTTAAGTTCAACAATTCAGTTGTGTTTGCCCAGTGTCCGGCCTCTGGAAAAGCTGCCGGTAAGGATACTTCTGATGACAGTGAAGAAGAGCACGATGATAATTTTGATGCAATGTTCTGGAAGATGGGAGAAAACAGTATGAAGAAATTCTTTAGAGCTCTCAGCAAGATGGAAGCAAAAAGTTTATCTTTGACCAAAGAGGTTTTGAGGGAACGTGAGCAGCTGGAGACTACAGTGGAGGGGCTGCAGGTTCAGATCAGAGTTGGCCTGACCAaacaggaggaactcagaaaaACACAACAGGTTCTGAACCAACACCAGACCGAGCTGGAAGCAAATAAAGACTTTGAGTATGAGATTGAAATTACAGTTCCAGTACAGGAAGATATCAGCAGGACTGGCAATTACATAACCAACTGTCAGAAATGTCACTTCACCTGTCACTATCCCTGTGGGATTCCAAATGATGATAGAAAATCTGGGTGTACAGCAATGGACAGAAATGGGAACTGCAGAGTCTGTCCCCAAAAATGTGTCTGGAGTGTTCATTTCAACCAGAAATACAAGTTTGACTATGTAACACAAACAGAAAAGAGAACATACGATGAGCTGAAAAATAAATATGAGGCAGCCTATGGTGAGACGATGACTCAGCAGAAAATCATGGAGCGGCTTGAGCAAGAGTTTGATGATGTTCAGGAAACAGTGCTGGTGTTTATTGACCAATTATCCCAGAGCATTAGAAGACTTGAAGAGATAGCTCTGAGACCAAATCCATTATCCACTCCAGCCTACATTGAGCTCCTGATTCAGTCTGAGAAAGAAGAGGCCAAGCCTGGGTTCCTGGACAGAATTCAGGCACTGAGCGAGGTCAAGGAGCGGGCAGAGTTAATAGAGAAAGTTACCAATGTGAATATGTCATCAGACGAACAGAAGCAAAATCCAACAGAGTTAGAAACAGGCTTGGTAAAGAAGATTAAAAAGGGCATGGTTTACATTTTTAATTTTCTCACTGCCAATAAGTAA